The following DNA comes from Erigeron canadensis isolate Cc75 chromosome 3, C_canadensis_v1, whole genome shotgun sequence.
GGTGGTTTTGATGCATCTTAAACCATAAGTGAAGCCTAAAATTCCAACACATAAAAACTGACCAGAGTACAACTAGAAAAACAGAGGTACATGGAAACTACCCATTTTGGGACAGCCATAATTTAAGATTTGACGAAAACCCATCATGACCCGTGACCCAATCTGCCCTTTTTCCACATGTTCTGTCATAAACAAGCAGcaatcaaacaaaaataaaatgaatgattCTTAAGAATGTATACATCTATTAAGCAAATTAACTTGTGAAATAAATTATTAGTTAAGGCATGAACATCGTGCTGCAACTTAGCAATCATATGGTTGATTTACATAGTTATCCAAATATAATGTATTATGTATCCAACTAGAAAGACAACAGTCCTGGTTTTATTTATAGTACATTGATGTACAACTGTAGAAGTTGTGTATTCGTGTTGCGCAATGACTAGATATAATAATAAGGGCGCATTCATAATAAAGACATGACATACCTGTAAGCTTTGATATGTAGCCATGCAGGGTAGGACAGTAGGAATCAGGATATTTATAAGGGCACCCCAATCTGCATGTATAAGAACGGCATGTACATCTCCGTATAAGAATGGCATGTCGCTTAAAATCAtaaacttattacaaaaatatatagaaaacgGATAATCTTTATCTCAAAAGGCCAAGATATATCACTTCTTACAAGTTCAAATAGTAAGAAATAGATCTTGCTGCATCCCATTGCCTGAATACCATAACTACTGAAATCTCTCACACGATTTTTAAGACAAGACTTGCTCTTTACAAGTTTGATGTGCTCCTACATACCAAAGTAACCAAACAAACAATAACTTTGGGTATCATTGTAATTGTTTCCTTACCCAATCTATTGTACTTTTATACATTATGGAATGAATATTGAAAGTAAGGGGGAGAGGGGTGGGAGCGGCATGCCTGGCGGGTTGGCCAAGCCGCTGGCTGCACACTGCCGCCATCCCTGAGGCATGCGAACGGGTCGGATCTAAATGGCCTAAAAGCCAGCCACGGGCTGGAGGAATATGAACGTTAGGGGGGAGCGTGGGGAGGTGGGGTCCACGAGATTTTGACCGtgtaaacataattaaaaagacaaataaaTTTCTCCTACTCTTTATCTATATAGACACttcatttttaaccaaaaaaatcaccaaacaaaaacatatcttcACACTTTCACCAAATAAAACACCACATTACTAAAAAATGGATTCCTCTTCCTCATATTCTTCATTTTGTGTTCCACCGGAGTTAGACGATTCGTCTACGGGGAgtacttttcagttttttaatcAAGTGTACGCCGAGCTTGAAGATACCGGCACCTCTTCCGACACTCGTGGGTATATCGATCGAGACCGAGAAGAAGCTCACGCGATACTAATGCGTGACTACTTCGTTGTAGACTCAAAGTTTGACGAACCATTTTTTCATCATCGTTTTCGCATGAGAAAGAgattgtttttgaagattgttggtgatattgaagCTAGATTTAGTTACTTTTAAGAGGGGTACAACACACGGGGTAAAAAAAGTTGCACCGCTCTTCAAAAGTGCACATCGGCGATCAAGCAACTGTCTACGGGTGAACCTTCAAACGCGTATGACGAGTATTTATGTATGGCTGCCAGAATGAGACTCGGGAGCATGGAGTACTTTTGTGATGTGGTCATCAATTTATATCAAAAGGAGTTCTTACGTAGGCCGACATCTCATGACGTTGCTCTCATCACACAAACTCATGAAGAAATAAATCACATTCTAGGAATGCTTGGTAGTTTTGATTGTGCACACATCGAATGGAGGATGTGCCCTAAACACTTAAAAGGACAATACACGAGGGGTGATCACAAGGTACCTACTATTATGATTGAATTTGTTGCTTCCTATGACTTGTGGATTTGCCATTCGTTTTCGGTCCTGCTGGATCGAACAACGATATCAACGTTTTGCAGCAGTCGCCGTTGTTTCAAAACGAGCGTAATGGATCCGCGCCAGACAGTTCATTTAGCGTAAATGGACATGATTACTACCTTACCGATGGAATCTATCCTAGGTGGGCTGCGTTTGTTAAAGCTTATCTGCATCCAGTGGAACAAgatgaaaagaaatttaaaagactacaggaggctgcaagaaaggatgttgaGCGGACGTTTGGtgtttgatatgtcgtattttatccCCATTTCCCTCGATTTAATTAGTTGTTTTATATGGGTTAAGAGtcgttttcgtatatatttggtgcgtttatggtatttgttagtgtttcaggatGTTAACAGGTACTTAAGCATTATTCTAGAGAAAACGATATTTCTAGAGTAAAATGATTGCTTATGGACGTTTTATGAGGCACGAAACTGAAGTTAGAagctggtcaacaaaagtcaactcaTACTGTGGCGCAGTGTGAGCATGCGTCGCTGTTTGAAGATTCGAGGATTAAATTGCTTCGCAGTATTaagaaactgcgacgcagtgagaCCAGACACAGCCAAAAGAAAGTCAACGATTGTCAAACTCAAAAGAAGTCAAACATCAGACTACGACGCAGTTTTAGGCTGCGACGCAATGTGGCTCCGAATCCGTGATATATCCAGAAActataaatagcttgcaaaaCATTCATTAAGCCCTAACTTTTACTTTCAGCCGATTTCTTGAGCTTTTGAAGCAGATTTTCGTCAGATTACTTTTCTTCGAAGAACTTcattacgattggattattATTTCCGTTACTAGTTTTCATTCATTTGTATTCGgtaatgatgaatttttttaatttgatttgtttttcgtattttaatatgagtggctaatcacctTTTCATCCATCCTGATAGAGTAAAACAGTATGTAAGGATTGCatacattttataattcaaagttgattacATTTAACGTTATATCGAATCTCAGTGTATTTAttctttataatttatcttgAACTGATTGGTGATTTATATGAGTCTTTAATGGTAGTTATtgatttcatatattttatttcaatggTTTGGGTACAAATGATTGgatctatgacgggtacggtagataaTCACTCAAAAGATAATAGAAATAAAT
Coding sequences within:
- the LOC122591761 gene encoding uncharacterized protein LOC122591761, producing MAARMRLGSMEYFCDVVINLYQKEFLRRPTSHDVALITQTHEEINHILGMLGSFDCAHIEWRMCPKHLKGQYTRGDHKQSPLFQNERNGSAPDSSFSVNGHDYYLTDGIYPRWAAFVKAYLHPVEQDEKKFKRLQEAARKDVERTFGV